From a region of the Branchiostoma floridae strain S238N-H82 chromosome 13, Bfl_VNyyK, whole genome shotgun sequence genome:
- the LOC118429106 gene encoding 4-aminobutyrate aminotransferase, mitochondrial-like isoform X2 encodes MSLLRKTLQSSLSSLKQVRHVLAAPKKLSLDEFDGPSIKTDIPGPRSKELLRELNSLSTTHEVQFFCNYEESKGNYLVDVDGNVFLDIFMQISSLPLGYNHPALLKVLNDPANLSTLVNRPALGNLPPADFPLRVQNSLIAVAPKGLTNVKTMACGSCSNENAYKAIFMWYMTKQRGGAPPSPEELETCMYNKSPGAPDLTLMSFTGAFHGRTLGCLATTHSKAIHKLDIPSLDWPIAPFPQLKYPLEEHEAENRAEERRCLDQVHALFREYTSAGRPVCGVVVEPVQAEGGDNHASPEFFRELRAITKEYGAAFLVDEVQTGVGVTGSWWAHDLWQLDDPPDIVTFAKKMLGGGYFHTEEFRANSGYRIFNTWLGEPSKLAMCEAVVKTVQEENLLENVRQAGSVLLDGLKHLQTKYPTQLENARGLGTFIAIDCKGGDAHRNKILTDLKRKGIQSGGCGERTIRCRPALIFQPHHAEMVVNAMDEVLAEQA; translated from the exons TACGCCATGTTTTGGCAGCCCCTAAGAAGTTGTCACTTGATGAGTTTGACGGACCCTCTATCAAAACAGACATCCCTGGACCCAGGTCTAAG GAACTGCTGAGGGAACTCAACTCACTGTCGACAACACACGAGGTGCAGTTTTTCTGTAACTATGAGGAGAGTAAAGGGAACTACCTGGTGGATGTGGACGGCAATGTTTTCCTGGACATCTTCATGCAGATCTCATCCTTACCACTAG GATACAACCATCCTGCTCTGTTGAAAGTGCTAAATGATCCAGCAAACTTG AGCACACTTGTGAACAGGCCAGCCCTGGGAAACCTTCCCCCAGCTGACTTTCCTCTGAGGGTACAGAACTCCCTAATTGCT GTTGCACCAAAAGGCCTGACAAATGTGAAGACTATGGCCTGTGGTTCCTGCTCCAATGAGAATGCCTACAAGGCTATCTTCATGTGGTACATG ACCAAGCAGAGAGGAggagcgcccccctccccagaagAGTTGGAAACCTGCATGTACAATAAG TCTCCAGGTGCTCCAGATCTCACCTTGATGTCCTTCACAGGTGCCTTCCATGGCAGGACATTAG GCTGCCTGGCCACCACTCACTCCAAGGCCATCCACAAGTTGGACATCCCGTCGCTGGACTGGCCGATCGCTCCCTTCCCTCAGCTCAAGTACCCACTGGAGGAACATGAGGCCGAGAACAGGGCGGAGGAGAGGCGATGCCTCGATCAG GTCCACGCCCTGTTCCGTGAGTACACCTCTGCAGGCCGGCCAGTGTGTGGAGTGGTGGTGGAGCCGGTACAGGCAGAGGGAGGAGACAACCACGCCTCACCTGAGTTCTTCAGGGAACTCAGAGCCATCACTAAAGAG TACGGCGCAGCGTTCCTAGTGGATGAGGTACAGACAGGTGTGGGGGTGACGGGCAGCTGGTGGGCACACGACCTCTGGCAGCTGGACGACCCACCAGACATCgtcaccttcgccaagaagatgttgggaggggggtactTCCACACCGAAGAGTTCAGAGCCAATTCT GGTTACCGGATCTTCAACACGTGGTTGGGAGAGCCGTCCAAGTTGGCGATGTGTGAAGCAGTAGTGAAGACAGTACAGGAGGAAAACCTGCTGGAAAATGTTCGACAGGCCGGATCTGTCCTATTGGACGGTCTTAAACACCTTCAG ACAAAGTACCCCACCCAGTTggagaatgcccgtggattggGGACATTCATCGCTATCGACTGTAAGGGGGGTGACGCACACAGGAACAAGATCCTGACGGACCTCAAGAGGAAAG GTATCCAATCAGGAGGCTGCGGGGAACGGACCATCCGGTGCCGACCTGCTCTTATCTTCCAGCCGCATCACGCAGAAATGGTCGTGAATGCCATGGACGAGGTTCTCGCGGAACAGGCATAG
- the LOC118429106 gene encoding 4-aminobutyrate aminotransferase, mitochondrial-like isoform X1, whose amino-acid sequence MQISSLPLGYNHPALLKVLNDPANLSTLVNRPALGNLPPADFPLRVQNSLIAVAPKGLTNVKTMACGSCSNENAYKAIFMWYMTKQRGGAPPSPEELETCMYNKSPGAPDLTLMSFTGAFHGRTLGCLATTHSKAIHKLDIPSLDWPIAPFPQLKYPLEEHEAENRAEERRCLDQVHALFREYTSAGRPVCGVVVEPVQAEGGDNHASPEFFRELRAITKEYGAAFLVDEVQTGVGVTGSWWAHDLWQLDDPPDIVTFAKKMLGGGYFHTEEFRANSGYRIFNTWLGEPSKLAMCEAVVKTVQEENLLENVRQAGSVLLDGLKHLQTKYPTQLENARGLGTFIAIDCKGGDAHRNKILTDLKRKGIQSGGCGERTIRCRPALIFQPHHAEMVVNAMDEVLAEQA is encoded by the exons ATGCAGATCTCATCCTTACCACTAG GATACAACCATCCTGCTCTGTTGAAAGTGCTAAATGATCCAGCAAACTTG AGCACACTTGTGAACAGGCCAGCCCTGGGAAACCTTCCCCCAGCTGACTTTCCTCTGAGGGTACAGAACTCCCTAATTGCT GTTGCACCAAAAGGCCTGACAAATGTGAAGACTATGGCCTGTGGTTCCTGCTCCAATGAGAATGCCTACAAGGCTATCTTCATGTGGTACATG ACCAAGCAGAGAGGAggagcgcccccctccccagaagAGTTGGAAACCTGCATGTACAATAAG TCTCCAGGTGCTCCAGATCTCACCTTGATGTCCTTCACAGGTGCCTTCCATGGCAGGACATTAG GCTGCCTGGCCACCACTCACTCCAAGGCCATCCACAAGTTGGACATCCCGTCGCTGGACTGGCCGATCGCTCCCTTCCCTCAGCTCAAGTACCCACTGGAGGAACATGAGGCCGAGAACAGGGCGGAGGAGAGGCGATGCCTCGATCAG GTCCACGCCCTGTTCCGTGAGTACACCTCTGCAGGCCGGCCAGTGTGTGGAGTGGTGGTGGAGCCGGTACAGGCAGAGGGAGGAGACAACCACGCCTCACCTGAGTTCTTCAGGGAACTCAGAGCCATCACTAAAGAG TACGGCGCAGCGTTCCTAGTGGATGAGGTACAGACAG GTGTGGGGGTGACGGGCAGCTGGTGGGCACACGACCTCTGGCAGCTGGACGACCCACCAGACATCgtcaccttcgccaagaagatgttgggaggggggtactTCCACACCGAAGAGTTCAGAGCCAATTCT GGTTACCGGATCTTCAACACGTGGTTGGGAGAGCCGTCCAAGTTGGCGATGTGTGAAGCAGTAGTGAAGACAGTACAGGAGGAAAACCTGCTGGAAAATGTTCGACAGGCCGGATCTGTCCTATTGGACGGTCTTAAACACCTTCAG ACAAAGTACCCCACCCAGTTggagaatgcccgtggattggGGACATTCATCGCTATCGACTGTAAGGGGGGTGACGCACACAGGAACAAGATCCTGACGGACCTCAAGAGGAAAG GTATCCAATCAGGAGGCTGCGGGGAACGGACCATCCGGTGCCGACCTGCTCTTATCTTCCAGCCGCATCACGCAGAAATGGTCGTGAATGCCATGGACGAGGTTCTCGCGGAACAGGCATAG